The Henckelia pumila isolate YLH828 chromosome 2, ASM3356847v2, whole genome shotgun sequence genome includes a window with the following:
- the LOC140885350 gene encoding DEAD-box ATP-dependent RNA helicase 21-like, which yields MDRREQKKLAATDLYEKFDMRVDRHWSEKNLEEMTERDWRIFREDFNISYKGSRIPQPMRSWAESKLAPELLRAVERAGYKTPSPIQMAAVPLGLQQRDVIGVAETGSGKTAAFVLPMLTYISRLSPMTEENEAEGPYAIVLVPTRELALQIEVEAVKFACYLGIKVVSIVGGQSIEEHGFRLMQGCEVVIATPGRLLDCLERRYAVLNQCNYVVLDEADRMIDMGLERQVAGVLDAMPSTNLKPENEDEDLDEKRIYRTTCMFSATMPSGVERLARKYLRNPVVVNIGTAGKATDLITQHVIMLKENSKMFRLKQLLGELGDKTAIVFCNKRNVADVVAKALDKEGYRVTALHGGMSQEQRETSLESFKTKRYNVLVATDVAGRGIDVPDVSHVINHDMPEKIEAYTHRIGRTGRAGKTGVATTFLTLHDAEVFYDLRQVLVQSKSRVPPELARHEASKFKSGSVLDRPSRRKDRAYGH from the coding sequence ATGGACCGCAGGGAGCAGAAAAAACTTGCTGCTACTGATTTGTATGAAAAGTTTGATATGAGGGTTGATAGGCATTGGTCTGAGAAGAATCTCGAGGAGATGACGGAGAGGGACTGGAGAATTTTCAGGGAAGATTTCAATATTTCTTACAAGGGTTCAAGAATTCCGCAACCTATGAGGAGCTGGGCTGAAAGCAAGTTGGCGCCCGAGCTGCTGAGGGCTGTGGAGAGGGCTGGTTACAAGACTCCATCTCCCATTCAGATGGCCGCCGTCCCGCTCGGACTGCAACAGCGAGACGTCATTGGCGTTGCTGAGACTGGTTCTGGTAAAACTGCTGCATTTGTTCTTCCTATGCTCACTTACATAAGTAGACTTTCTCCTATGACCGAGGAGAATGAGGCTGAAGGGCCTTATGCCATCGTGCTCGTGCCAACTAGAGAGCTAGCTCTGCAGATTGAGGTCGAGGCTGTCAAGTTTGCTTGTTATTTGGGCATAAAGGTTGTTTCTATTGTTGGCGGGCAATCGATTGAAGAACATGGGTTTAGACTGATGCAAGGTTGTGAAGTCGTGATCGCCACACCCGGACGTCTTCTTGATTGCTTGGAGAGGCGGTATGCTGTTTTGAATCAATGTAACTATGTTGTTCTTGATGAGGCTGACCGAATGATTGATATGGGTTTGGAACGACAAGTTGCCGGCGTGTTAGACGCCATGCCTTCGACTAACTTGAAACCGGAAAATGAGGACGAAGACCTTGATGAGAAAAGGATTTACAGAACTACTTGCATGTTCAGTGCAACCATGCCGTCTGGTGTGGAGCGGCTGGCGCGCAAGTACTTGAGAAATCCGGTCGTTGTCAATATCGGCACAGCCGGAAAGGCCACCGATCTGATCACTCAGCATGTTATCATGTTGAAGGAGAACAGTAAAATGTTTAGACTGAAACAATTGCTTGGTGAATTGGGAGATAAGACTGCTATTGTATTTTGTAACAAGAGGAATGTAGCTGATGTTGTTGCTAAGGCTTTGGACAAGGAAGGTTATCGTGTGACCGCATTGCATGGCGGAATGTCGCAAGAACAAAGAGAAACGAGCCTCGAAAGTTTTAAGACCAAGAGATACAACGTGTTGGTTGCTACCGACGTAGCAGGACGAGGTATTGATGTACCAGATGTGTCGCACGTCATAAACCACGACATGCCGGAGAAAATTGAGGCTTACACACATCGTATTGGAAGAACCGGTCGTGCCGGGAAGACCGGTGTGGCTACGACGTTCTTAACTTTGCATGATGCGGAGGTTTTCTATGATCTAAGGCAAGTGCTTGTGCAGAGTAAGAGTCGTGTTCCCCCTGAGCTAGCCCGACACGAGGCATCAAAGTTCAAGTCCGGTTCGGTTCTCGACCGGCCAAGCAGGCGCAAGGACAGGGCCTATGGTCATTGA
- the LOC140885351 gene encoding probable protein phosphatase 2C 38 isoform X1 gives MVTTAWRKFVCWRPAAENAGENSSRGGDVGSRVDGLWWYKDSGQHVNGEFSMAVIQANNILEDYSQLESGPMSLSDSAPHGTFVGIYDGHAGPEASRFISDRLFENMKTLHDAEFTTDNQEMSADVIKNAYLATEEEFLSLVKKQWEIKPQIASVGSCCLVGIICSGHLYIANSGDSRVVLGRLEKFENEVKAMQLSTEHNASFESVREELRALHPNDPQIVVLKHKVWRVKGLIQVSRSIGDAYLKKQEFNRVPLLSKFRLSEPFEKPILLAEPSILVQKLYPEDQFLIFASDGLWEHLSNQEAVDLVNSSPRNGIARKLVKAALQEAAKKREMRYSDLKKIDRGVRRHFHDDITVIVLFLDSHLISRGSSRGPILSVKGGGSTRKTRRGLCSLEVLADWHMKQKR, from the exons ATGGTGACCACTGCATGGAGAAAATTTGTATGTTGGAGGCCTGCGGCTGAGAATGCGGGCGAAAATAGCAGCAGAGGAGGTGACGTTGGCAGTCGTGTGGATGGTTTATGGTGGTATAAGGATTCTGGACAACATGTTAATGGGGAATTCTCTATGGCAGTTATTCAAGCCAATAACATATTGGAAGATTACAGCCAGCTGGAATCAGGGCCAATGAGCTTATCTGACTCAGCTCCTCATGGGACTTTTGTCGGGATTTATGATGGGCATGCCGGACCCGAAGCTTCACGGTTTATAAGCGACCGCCTTTTTGAGAATATGAAGA CTCTTCATGATGCAGAATTCACGACAGATAATCAAGAAATGTCGGCTGATGTGataaaaaatgcatatttggcaacagaagaagaatttctttctttggttaAAAAACAATGGGAAATTAAACCGCAAATTGCTTCTGTGGGATCATGTTGTTTGGTGGGCATTATATGCAGCGGACACTTGTACATTGCCAATTCTGGGGATTCTAGGGTGGTGTTGGGAAGACTAGAAAAGTTCGAGAATGAGGTTAAAGCCATGCAGTTATCAACTGAGCACAATGCAAGTTTTGAATCTGTTAGAGAAGAATTACGTGCATTACATCCCAATGATCCTCAGATTGTTGTTTTAAAGCACAAGGTTTGGCGTGTGAAGGGCCTTATCCAG GTTTCGAGATCAATAGGTGATGCTTACTTGAAGAAACAGGAGTTCAATAGAGTGCCATTGTTATCaaagttcagactgtcagaacCGTTTGAGAAACCAATCCTTTTGGCTGAGCCATCAATACTTGTCCAAAAACTTTATCCTGAGGACCAGTTTCTTATTTTTGCTTCAGATGGTTTATGGGAGCACCTTAGTAATCAAGAGGCAGTCGACCTTGTCAACAGTTCTCCACGCAAT GGTATTGCTCGAAAACTTGTCAAAGCTGCGCTGCAAGAAGCagcaaagaaaagagaaatgagATATTCGGACCTGAAAAAGATTGATCGAGGAGTGAGAAGACATTTCCATGATGACATCACTGTCATAGTTCTCTTCTTAGACTCTCATTTGATCAGTCGTGGTTCCTCCCGCGGCCCGATTCTCTCAGTAAAAGGCGGTGGAAGTACTCG GAAGACGCGACGAGGTTTGTGTTCTCTTGAAGTTTTAGCCGACTGGCATATGAAACAAAAAAGATAA
- the LOC140883253 gene encoding protein TONNEAU 1a-like, whose protein sequence is MDDYTREMMDLKTLVTRTLEKKGVLAKIRAELRASVFEAIEEEDRVIEKEEGLPPALLGSCNDRAKQLHNSPSGRLLTALVCEYLEWAQLSHTLKVYLPECNLPKDSWKSELKEFGSKNGHDLNRNGDSGPLLLDVLEGFLKYENLSQGRGSNRRLTTSEAESLSNLETRNIRRPSPPSVAGGLPPLGRPLPVSQSSDRRAGSSTSGYRKGDYNWRYDNDESSEDVLRASAALENLQLNRKARNLTTSWRNGGDGVPEEDGRGDYM, encoded by the exons ATGGACGATTACACCAGAGAAATGATGGATTTGAAAACCCTCGTCACTCGCACTCTCGAGAAGAAGGGCGTCCTTGCCAAGATCCGA GCTGAGCTGAGAGCTAGTGTGTTTGAAGCAATTGAAGAAGAGGATCGAGTGATAGAGAAAGAAGAAGGTCTACCTCCTGCACTATTGGGTAGCTGCAATGACCGTGCTAAGCAACTTCATAACTCTCCTTCAG GAAGGCTTTTGACTGCATTGGTATGTGAGTACTTGGAGTGGGCTCAATTAAGTCACACCTTAAAAGTTTACTTACCAGAGTGTAATCTG CCCAAAGATTCCTGGAAATCTGAGTTAAAAGAATTTGGCAGCAAGAACGGGCATGATCTTAATCGGAATGGAGACAGCGGTCCTCTGCTTCTGGATGTTCTTGAAGGGTTCTTGAAATATGAG AATTTATCTCAAGGAAGGGGTAGCAACAGGAGATTAACCACTTCAGAAGCAGAGTCTCTATCCAACTTGGAGACTCGAAATATCCGGAGACCTTCACCGCCCTCAGTTGCTGGGGGTTTACCTCCACTGGGAAG GCCTCTTCCTGTTTCACAATCATCAG ATAGAAGGGCTGGCTCTTCTACTTCTGGCTATAGGAAAGGTGATTACAATTGGAGATATGATAATGATGAATCTTCAGAAGATGTATTACGTGCTTCTGCTGCTTTAGAAAATCTGCAGTTGAATAGAAAAGCTCGTAATTTGACCACATCTTGGAG GAATGGTGGAGATGGAGTTCCCGAGGAAGATGGCAGGGGAGACTACATGTAG
- the LOC140885351 gene encoding probable protein phosphatase 2C 38 isoform X2, which translates to MVTTAWRKFVCWRPAAENAGENSSRGGDVGSRVDGLWWYKDSGQHVNGEFSMAVIQANNILEDYSQLESGPMSLSDSAPHGTFVGIYDGHAGPEASRFISDRLFENMKKFTTDNQEMSADVIKNAYLATEEEFLSLVKKQWEIKPQIASVGSCCLVGIICSGHLYIANSGDSRVVLGRLEKFENEVKAMQLSTEHNASFESVREELRALHPNDPQIVVLKHKVWRVKGLIQVSRSIGDAYLKKQEFNRVPLLSKFRLSEPFEKPILLAEPSILVQKLYPEDQFLIFASDGLWEHLSNQEAVDLVNSSPRNGIARKLVKAALQEAAKKREMRYSDLKKIDRGVRRHFHDDITVIVLFLDSHLISRGSSRGPILSVKGGGSTRKTRRGLCSLEVLADWHMKQKR; encoded by the exons ATGGTGACCACTGCATGGAGAAAATTTGTATGTTGGAGGCCTGCGGCTGAGAATGCGGGCGAAAATAGCAGCAGAGGAGGTGACGTTGGCAGTCGTGTGGATGGTTTATGGTGGTATAAGGATTCTGGACAACATGTTAATGGGGAATTCTCTATGGCAGTTATTCAAGCCAATAACATATTGGAAGATTACAGCCAGCTGGAATCAGGGCCAATGAGCTTATCTGACTCAGCTCCTCATGGGACTTTTGTCGGGATTTATGATGGGCATGCCGGACCCGAAGCTTCACGGTTTATAAGCGACCGCCTTTTTGAGAATATGAAGA AATTCACGACAGATAATCAAGAAATGTCGGCTGATGTGataaaaaatgcatatttggcaacagaagaagaatttctttctttggttaAAAAACAATGGGAAATTAAACCGCAAATTGCTTCTGTGGGATCATGTTGTTTGGTGGGCATTATATGCAGCGGACACTTGTACATTGCCAATTCTGGGGATTCTAGGGTGGTGTTGGGAAGACTAGAAAAGTTCGAGAATGAGGTTAAAGCCATGCAGTTATCAACTGAGCACAATGCAAGTTTTGAATCTGTTAGAGAAGAATTACGTGCATTACATCCCAATGATCCTCAGATTGTTGTTTTAAAGCACAAGGTTTGGCGTGTGAAGGGCCTTATCCAG GTTTCGAGATCAATAGGTGATGCTTACTTGAAGAAACAGGAGTTCAATAGAGTGCCATTGTTATCaaagttcagactgtcagaacCGTTTGAGAAACCAATCCTTTTGGCTGAGCCATCAATACTTGTCCAAAAACTTTATCCTGAGGACCAGTTTCTTATTTTTGCTTCAGATGGTTTATGGGAGCACCTTAGTAATCAAGAGGCAGTCGACCTTGTCAACAGTTCTCCACGCAAT GGTATTGCTCGAAAACTTGTCAAAGCTGCGCTGCAAGAAGCagcaaagaaaagagaaatgagATATTCGGACCTGAAAAAGATTGATCGAGGAGTGAGAAGACATTTCCATGATGACATCACTGTCATAGTTCTCTTCTTAGACTCTCATTTGATCAGTCGTGGTTCCTCCCGCGGCCCGATTCTCTCAGTAAAAGGCGGTGGAAGTACTCG GAAGACGCGACGAGGTTTGTGTTCTCTTGAAGTTTTAGCCGACTGGCATATGAAACAAAAAAGATAA
- the LOC140885351 gene encoding probable protein phosphatase 2C 38 isoform X3, giving the protein MVTTAWRKFVCWRPAAENAGENSSRGGDVGSRVDGLWWYKDSGQHVNGEFSMAVIQANNILEDYSQLESGPMSLSDSAPHGTFVGIYDGHAGPEASRFISDRLFENMKTLHDAEFTTDNQEMSADVIKNAYLATEEEFLSLVKKQWEIKPQIASVGSCCLVGIICSGHLYIANSGDSRVVLGRLEKFENEVKAMQLSTEHNASFESVREELRALHPNDPQIVVLKHKVWRVKGLIQVSRSIGDAYLKKQEFNRVPLLSKFRLSEPFEKPILLAEPSILVQKLYPEDQFLIFASDGLWEHLSNQEAVDLVNSSPRNGIARKLVKAALQEAAKKREMRYSDLKKIDRGVRRHFHDDITVIVLFLDSHLISRGSSRGPILSVKGGGSTRKRGISPKMLEKRHF; this is encoded by the exons ATGGTGACCACTGCATGGAGAAAATTTGTATGTTGGAGGCCTGCGGCTGAGAATGCGGGCGAAAATAGCAGCAGAGGAGGTGACGTTGGCAGTCGTGTGGATGGTTTATGGTGGTATAAGGATTCTGGACAACATGTTAATGGGGAATTCTCTATGGCAGTTATTCAAGCCAATAACATATTGGAAGATTACAGCCAGCTGGAATCAGGGCCAATGAGCTTATCTGACTCAGCTCCTCATGGGACTTTTGTCGGGATTTATGATGGGCATGCCGGACCCGAAGCTTCACGGTTTATAAGCGACCGCCTTTTTGAGAATATGAAGA CTCTTCATGATGCAGAATTCACGACAGATAATCAAGAAATGTCGGCTGATGTGataaaaaatgcatatttggcaacagaagaagaatttctttctttggttaAAAAACAATGGGAAATTAAACCGCAAATTGCTTCTGTGGGATCATGTTGTTTGGTGGGCATTATATGCAGCGGACACTTGTACATTGCCAATTCTGGGGATTCTAGGGTGGTGTTGGGAAGACTAGAAAAGTTCGAGAATGAGGTTAAAGCCATGCAGTTATCAACTGAGCACAATGCAAGTTTTGAATCTGTTAGAGAAGAATTACGTGCATTACATCCCAATGATCCTCAGATTGTTGTTTTAAAGCACAAGGTTTGGCGTGTGAAGGGCCTTATCCAG GTTTCGAGATCAATAGGTGATGCTTACTTGAAGAAACAGGAGTTCAATAGAGTGCCATTGTTATCaaagttcagactgtcagaacCGTTTGAGAAACCAATCCTTTTGGCTGAGCCATCAATACTTGTCCAAAAACTTTATCCTGAGGACCAGTTTCTTATTTTTGCTTCAGATGGTTTATGGGAGCACCTTAGTAATCAAGAGGCAGTCGACCTTGTCAACAGTTCTCCACGCAAT GGTATTGCTCGAAAACTTGTCAAAGCTGCGCTGCAAGAAGCagcaaagaaaagagaaatgagATATTCGGACCTGAAAAAGATTGATCGAGGAGTGAGAAGACATTTCCATGATGACATCACTGTCATAGTTCTCTTCTTAGACTCTCATTTGATCAGTCGTGGTTCCTCCCGCGGCCCGATTCTCTCAGTAAAAGGCGGTGGAAGTACTCG gaaGAGAGGGATCTCACCTAAGATGCTGGAAAAAAggcatttttaa
- the LOC140885351 gene encoding probable protein phosphatase 2C 38 isoform X4 — translation MVTTAWRKFVCWRPAAENAGENSSRGGDVGSRVDGLWWYKDSGQHVNGEFSMAVIQANNILEDYSQLESGPMSLSDSAPHGTFVGIYDGHAGPEASRFISDRLFENMKKFTTDNQEMSADVIKNAYLATEEEFLSLVKKQWEIKPQIASVGSCCLVGIICSGHLYIANSGDSRVVLGRLEKFENEVKAMQLSTEHNASFESVREELRALHPNDPQIVVLKHKVWRVKGLIQVSRSIGDAYLKKQEFNRVPLLSKFRLSEPFEKPILLAEPSILVQKLYPEDQFLIFASDGLWEHLSNQEAVDLVNSSPRNGIARKLVKAALQEAAKKREMRYSDLKKIDRGVRRHFHDDITVIVLFLDSHLISRGSSRGPILSVKGGGSTR, via the exons ATGGTGACCACTGCATGGAGAAAATTTGTATGTTGGAGGCCTGCGGCTGAGAATGCGGGCGAAAATAGCAGCAGAGGAGGTGACGTTGGCAGTCGTGTGGATGGTTTATGGTGGTATAAGGATTCTGGACAACATGTTAATGGGGAATTCTCTATGGCAGTTATTCAAGCCAATAACATATTGGAAGATTACAGCCAGCTGGAATCAGGGCCAATGAGCTTATCTGACTCAGCTCCTCATGGGACTTTTGTCGGGATTTATGATGGGCATGCCGGACCCGAAGCTTCACGGTTTATAAGCGACCGCCTTTTTGAGAATATGAAGA AATTCACGACAGATAATCAAGAAATGTCGGCTGATGTGataaaaaatgcatatttggcaacagaagaagaatttctttctttggttaAAAAACAATGGGAAATTAAACCGCAAATTGCTTCTGTGGGATCATGTTGTTTGGTGGGCATTATATGCAGCGGACACTTGTACATTGCCAATTCTGGGGATTCTAGGGTGGTGTTGGGAAGACTAGAAAAGTTCGAGAATGAGGTTAAAGCCATGCAGTTATCAACTGAGCACAATGCAAGTTTTGAATCTGTTAGAGAAGAATTACGTGCATTACATCCCAATGATCCTCAGATTGTTGTTTTAAAGCACAAGGTTTGGCGTGTGAAGGGCCTTATCCAG GTTTCGAGATCAATAGGTGATGCTTACTTGAAGAAACAGGAGTTCAATAGAGTGCCATTGTTATCaaagttcagactgtcagaacCGTTTGAGAAACCAATCCTTTTGGCTGAGCCATCAATACTTGTCCAAAAACTTTATCCTGAGGACCAGTTTCTTATTTTTGCTTCAGATGGTTTATGGGAGCACCTTAGTAATCAAGAGGCAGTCGACCTTGTCAACAGTTCTCCACGCAAT GGTATTGCTCGAAAACTTGTCAAAGCTGCGCTGCAAGAAGCagcaaagaaaagagaaatgagATATTCGGACCTGAAAAAGATTGATCGAGGAGTGAGAAGACATTTCCATGATGACATCACTGTCATAGTTCTCTTCTTAGACTCTCATTTGATCAGTCGTGGTTCCTCCCGCGGCCCGATTCTCTCAGTAAAAGGCGGTGGAAGTACTCGGTAA
- the LOC140878023 gene encoding uncharacterized protein: MSALVSRILDAEVHLVSKDLGNTIKEENNESPQDLAKSLIFLRHHLDDGLKAEYLTVKNPQELWKNLKERFDHHRSVVLPRARYEWIHLRLQDFKSQQYRERGFKKYSELIFCLLVAKQNNELLLKNHQLRPTGSTPFPEANEISFPEVNANSTQNPHIRRGRGRGHGQNKNYQQHDEKRQKTNHQQWKPNNEEEKGRNMKEYEDKCFKCGTEGHWSRTCRTPKHLVDLYQNSIKKNGKIETNFADDDGPVDITHLDVSDFFAQPDGNIDHLIGGDVLENIE, from the exons atgAGTGCTCTAGTTTCAAG GATTTTGGATGCTGAGGTTCATCTTGTTTCTAAGGATCTTGGAAACAcaataaaagaagaaaataatgaATCCCCGCAGGATCTTGCAAAATCTCTTATTTTTCTTCGCCACCATCTCGATGATGGATTGAAAGCCGAGTATCTCACTGTGAAGAACCCACAAGAACTTTGGAAAAATCTTAAAGAAAGGTTTGACCATCATAGGAGTGTAGTTCTCCCAAGAGCTCGTTATGAGTGGATCCATCTTCGCTTACAAGATTTCAAATCT CAGCAATATCGTGAGCGTGGATTTAAAAAGTACTCTGAGCTTATTTTCTGTCTACTAGTTGCTAAACAAAACAATGAATTACTAttgaaaaatcatcaattaCGTCCAACTGGCTCTACaccatttcctgaagcaaatgaaATATCATTCCCTGAAGTGAATGCCAACTCAACTCAAAATCCCCATATTAGaagaggacgtgggcgtggccATGGTCAAAACAAAAATTACCAGCAACATGATGAAAAGAGACAGAAAACAAACCACCAGCAGTGGAAACCGAataatgaagaagaaaaagggAGAAACATGAAAGAGTATGAAGATAAGTGTTTCAAATGCGGAACAGAAGGGCATTGGTCTCGTACCTGCCGTACTCCAAAGCATCTTGTGGATCTCTACCAAAATTCGAtcaaaaaaaatggaaaaatagAGACAAATTTTGCTGATGATGATGGCCCTGTTGATATAACTCACTTGGATGTCTCTGATTTTTTTGCACAACCAGACGGGAATATTGATCATTTGATTGGGGGTGATGTGCTAGAAAATATAGAGTGA
- the LOC140881355 gene encoding dirigent protein 24-like: protein MVPFFKLTSKTIKSIFCFLLLATTLANSARILDEASAQIPLPDDAPSVSDTTPPEIDNPDVAPVVAPTAAQPSTPATVVPTNPSIDAQPTAPVIAQTPPVTTTSPGGATTNPGAATGTTGGAATNPGAATGTTGGAATNPGAATGTTAGAATTDHPTLSFFMHDILGGSNPSGRVVTGIVANSDANNLPFSKPNNQIFPINGGVPLNTINGVINNNNVPSLIGLNGSPTNTLLQNNGNNNIVNGGNNQAFVTAGQLPAGVTLQQLMFGSVTVVDNEITEGHELGSAVLGKAQGFYLASSSDGSSHTIALTTMFHGHNHEVDDTISFFGVHRTASPISHIVVIGGTGIYENAKGYATIETLPHEDQHTTDGLETITHFTVYLTP, encoded by the coding sequence ATGGTTCCATTTTTCAAGCTCACATCCAAGACAATCAAGTCAATTTTTTGTTTCTTGCTGCTAGCAACTACATTGGCCAACTCTGCACGAATTCTTGATGAAGCCAGCGCACAAATTCCACTCCCAGACGATGCCCCTAGTGTGTCTGATACCACACCACCGGAGATTGACAACCCTGACGTGGCGCCTGTGGTCGCACCCACCGCAGCTCAGCCGAGCACTCCGGCCACCGTTGTGCCAACAAATCCTTCCATTGACGCACAACCTACTGCCCCTGTCATAGCTCAAACGCCGCCTGTAACCACCACGTCACCTGGCGGAGCTACCACCAACCCAGGTGCGGCCACTGGAACAACTGGTGGAGCTGCCACCAACCCAGGTGCAGCCACTGGAACAACTGGTGGAGCTGCCACCAACCCAGGAGCTGCCACTGGAACAACCGCTGGAGCTGCCACAACCGACCACCCTACATTGTCCTTTTTCATGCACGACATCCTCGGTGGTTCAAACCCGTCTGGCCGGGTGGTGACAGGCATCGTGGCCAACTCTGACGCCAACAACCTCCCATTTTCAAAGCCCAACAACCAAATCTTCCCCATCAACGGCGGGGTACCCCTCAATACCATCAATGGAGTCATCAATAACAACAACGTTCCTTCTCTCATTGGCCTAAATGGCTCCCCTACCAACACTCTCCTCCAAAATAACGGCAATAACAACATCGTGAATGGCGGAAACAACCAGGCCTTTGTCACGGCAGGACAGCTTCCGGCAGGGGTAACCCTCCAACAGCTCATGTTTGGATCTGTAACAGTGGTCGACAATGAGATAACAGAAGGGCATGAGCTGGGATCTGCAGTTCTTGGAAAAGCTCAAGGGTTTTACTTGGCAAGTTCTTCTGATGGAAGCAGCCACACAATAGCCTTAACAACAATGTTTCATGGTCACAATCATGAGGTTGACGACACAATTAGTTTCTTTGGAGTTCACAGAACAGCATCTCCAATTTCACATATTGTGGTAATTGGAGGAACTGGAATATACGAAAATGCTAAAGGGTATGCCACTATTGAAACTCTTCCACATGAGGATCAGCACACCACTGATGGTCTCGAGACAATTACACATTTCACTGTTTATCTTACTCCGTAG